The DNA region GTGTCGAGAAATTTCGTGCCAATCCCTCTGCAGCCTTGGATAAGTGGCTTGCCAGGTATCCGGTAAACCTGCCCCGTGCCGTGGTGGATGATTATTACAGCGCGCTGGACTATCGATTTACCGATGAGCGAAAGAAATCCCTGGAGTTGTTCTACAAATGTGCTTCTGTTCAGGGACTGATCGCAGAAGTTCCTGCCTTGGAATTTTTATAATGTGAAATAGGATTAGGGAAGTGAAGGGTTAAAATGGTTGAAGAAAAGATTCTTATCGTAGACGACAATGCGGAAGTCATTGCCGATACTACCAAGCTCTTGACCCAGGTGGGTTACAGCGTTCTTTCGTTTACCTCTGGTGAGGAAGCTCTGGAGTTTCTGGAAGAAAACCGCGTGGACCTGGTTCTGCTGGACATCAACATGCCTAGCCTGAATGGCTACGAGGTCTGTACCAGGATTCGCCAGCAGTATGCTCTGGATGATCTTCCGGTAATCTTCTTGACCAGCCGTGAGGATACGGACAGTGTGACCAAGGGATTCCAGGCTGGCGCTTCCGATTTTGTCAGCAAGAGCTCCATTTCGGATATCCTGCTTGCCCGCGTGAATGTCCATATTCGACTTTCCAGATCCCTTCGTAATTTGCGAGATATTTCCTTGACCGATGACATGACCGGCTGTTTCAACCGTCGCCATGGAATGTACTCTCTGCGGGAATGGTTCTCTAGGCATAAGCGTTACGGGAACCAGTTCGCCATGATCTACTTTGACCTGAATGGACTGAAGGCGGTGAATGACATTCACGGCCATCAGGCGGGAGACCTGTTGCTACGTTCCGTGGTGAACGCGGCCAAGGAAATCCTTCGCGAAACGGACCTGCTGTTCCGTATGGGCGGTGACGAGTTCATGGTGATTTGCCCCGAGACAGACAAGGCTGGTGCTTTTGCCTGCGTAGAACGTATGCAGAAGGCAATCGCCTCCATTACGATTGTAGACAAGAAGGTTTCTTTCGCCTATGGTATTGCCCACTCCTCCGAGGACTACAAGGAAGTGGATGACATGATGCACAGTGCAGACGTTTCTATGTATGAATGCAAGAAGAAGATGAAAAAGGTTAGAGGATAAAGTTTAAAGGGTAAAGAAAAAGCATCAGTGTGAAACTGGTGCTTTTTTGCTTTTTAAGGTTGATGTCGTCGCTATGTTCAGGTGCTTACAAGGCTGCGCGGACGGCGTCCAGCAACTCTGTTAGGCGGCGCTCGATTTCGTTCCAGTTGCCTTCGGCCATAAGCTTGGCACTGAAGATGCTTCCGCCAAAGGCCAGCAGGTTGGCTCCAGCCTTCAGGTAGTCGCCAGCGTTTTCCGCGTTCACGCCACTGCAGGCGAGGAGCGGAATGTCGCGGAAGGGGCCGCGAAGCGCCTTGATGTATTTCGGGCCGCCTACGCAATCCACTGGGAAAATCTTTACGGCGGTGGCGCCAAGGTCGTAGGCTTTCTGCACTTCGGTAGGAGTCAGGGCGCCTGGAATAATCGGTGTATTCTGAGCTGCGGCGGTTCGAATAATGTTGCTTCGGGTATTGGGCGTCACGATGAAACTGGCGCCTGCCAGCAAGGCTTTTTCGAGGTCTTTGTCGTGGCGGACGGTGCCTGCGCCGACGGCGATGTCGTAGGGCTTGCATGCATCGCGCAAGGCGGTGATGATTTCTGCAGCGCCATCGGTATTCATGGTGACTTCAATGGCCTTAAGGCCGCACTTGGCTGCAGTCTGCGCGCAAAGTTCCTCGGATCCCTTAGGGATGTCGCGGAGGATGCCGATAACTGGCATATCTTTTAAAAAATCAAGTAAATCCATGCCCTAAATATACAAGAAAAAATAGAAGGCGAAAACTATAAAAAGATGTTTTGACTTTATCCGTTTCCGAAGAGATGAATGCTTTACAGGAAATGAAAAATGCCGACGTTTTATCGCCGGCATTTTGATGTTTTTAAAGTATCGAGGTGCTTACTTCACCTTGAAAGCCTTGGAGGCAAGAACCTTGTTGCCAGAAACCAGCTTTGCAATAAGGGTTCCGCGCTTGGGAAGTTCCTCGAAGCGGACTTCGCCATAGGTGCCTTCGAAAGACCTGCTCATCAGCTGGTTGCCCAGCAGGTCGAAGATCTTGAGGGACTTTACGCCCTGGGCGTTAGTCTGGACAAAAAGACTTTGGCCGGTAACGAACATTTTGGCGCTTGCTGCAGGGACGGCAACCTTGATTGCTTCGGTGCTATCGATAGGCGTTTCGATGACGCGGTCTGCGGTTTCGTTTACAGGACCGTAACCCCACAGGAGTTTGCCCTTGCTACGAATGACGATATAGGGGGCGGCAGGGGCTTCCTGGTAGTCGCCCTGGTCCTTATCCCAAGTAGGGGCGCCTGCGTAGGCCGGCATA from Fibrobacter sp. includes:
- a CDS encoding diguanylate cyclase; translated protein: MVEEKILIVDDNAEVIADTTKLLTQVGYSVLSFTSGEEALEFLEENRVDLVLLDINMPSLNGYEVCTRIRQQYALDDLPVIFLTSREDTDSVTKGFQAGASDFVSKSSISDILLARVNVHIRLSRSLRNLRDISLTDDMTGCFNRRHGMYSLREWFSRHKRYGNQFAMIYFDLNGLKAVNDIHGHQAGDLLLRSVVNAAKEILRETDLLFRMGGDEFMVICPETDKAGAFACVERMQKAIASITIVDKKVSFAYGIAHSSEDYKEVDDMMHSADVSMYECKKKMKKVRG
- a CDS encoding bifunctional 4-hydroxy-2-oxoglutarate aldolase/2-dehydro-3-deoxy-phosphogluconate aldolase, translating into MDLLDFLKDMPVIGILRDIPKGSEELCAQTAAKCGLKAIEVTMNTDGAAEIITALRDACKPYDIAVGAGTVRHDKDLEKALLAGASFIVTPNTRSNIIRTAAAQNTPIIPGALTPTEVQKAYDLGATAVKIFPVDCVGGPKYIKALRGPFRDIPLLACSGVNAENAGDYLKAGANLLAFGGSIFSAKLMAEGNWNEIERRLTELLDAVRAAL